In Drosophila biarmipes strain raj3 unplaced genomic scaffold, RU_DBia_V1.1 ptg000008l, whole genome shotgun sequence, one DNA window encodes the following:
- the LOC108027585 gene encoding troponin C isoform X11, producing the protein MDELTKEQTALLRNAFNAFDPEKNGYINTAMVGTILSMLGHQLDDATLADIIAEVDEDGSGQIEFEEFTTLAARFLVEEDAEAMMAELKEAFRLYDKEGNGYITTGVLREILRELDDKLTNDDLDMMIEEIDSDGSGTVDFDEFMEVMTGGDD; encoded by the exons GATGAATTAACTAAGGAGCAAACTGCTT TATTACGCAATGCATTTAATGCTTTTGATCCTGAAAAAAATGGCTACATCAATACTGCCATGGTTGGTACGATACTTAGTATGTTGGGTCATCAACTTGACGATGCTACTCTAGCTGACATTATTGCTGAAGTCGATGAAGATGGTTCGggtcaaattgaatttgaagaaTTTACCACCTTGGCTGCTCGGTTTCTTGTTGAAGAGGACGCCGAAGCTATGATGGCTGAATTAAAAGAAGCTTTTCGCCTTTACGACAAAGAAGGAAATGGGTATATAACTACTGGTGTTCTGCGAGAAATTCTGCGAGAACTAGATGATAAATTGACTAATGACGATCTAGACATGATGATTGAGGAAATTGATTCAGATGGATCAGGAACCGTTGATTTCGATG aATTCATGGAAGTGATGACTGGTGGCGATGATTGA
- the LOC108027585 gene encoding troponin C isoform X1, producing the protein MSDELTKEQTALLRNAFNAFDPEKNGYINTAMVGTILSMLGHQLDDATLADIIAEVDEDGSGQIEFEEFTTLAARFLVEEDAEAMMAELKEAFRLYDKEGNGYITTGVLREILRELDDKLTNDDLDMMIEEIDSDGSGTVDFDEFMEVMTGGDD; encoded by the exons GATGAATTAACTAAGGAGCAAACTGCTT TATTACGCAATGCATTTAATGCTTTTGATCCTGAAAAAAATGGCTACATCAATACTGCCATGGTTGGTACGATACTTAGTATGTTGGGTCATCAACTTGACGATGCTACTCTAGCTGACATTATTGCTGAAGTCGATGAAGATGGTTCGggtcaaattgaatttgaagaaTTTACCACCTTGGCTGCTCGGTTTCTTGTTGAAGAGGACGCCGAAGCTATGATGGCTGAATTAAAAGAAGCTTTTCGCCTTTACGACAAAGAAGGAAATGGGTATATAACTACTGGTGTTCTGCGAGAAATTCTGCGAGAACTAGATGATAAATTGACTAATGACGATCTAGACATGATGATTGAGGAAATTGATTCAGATGGATCAGGAACCGTTGATTTCGATG aATTCATGGAAGTGATGACTGGTGGCGATGATTGA